One genomic region from Rattus norvegicus strain BN/NHsdMcwi chromosome 10, GRCr8, whole genome shotgun sequence encodes:
- the Rad51c gene encoding DNA repair protein RAD51 homolog 3 isoform X3: MTSRRKPAPRTGGVCAPRALAPLVLRHYARRRRAFKMQRELVGFPLSPAVRVKLVAAGFQTAEDVLEVKPSELSKEVGISKEEALETLQILRRECLTNKPRCAGTSVANKKCTALELLEQEHTQGFIITFCSALDNILGGGIPLMKTTEVCGVPGVGKTQLCMQLAVDVQIPECFGGVAGEAVFIDTEGSFMVDRVVSLATACIQHLHLIAGTHTEEAESLEGFYS; encoded by the exons ATGACGTCACGCCGCAAGCCCGCCCCCCGGACGGGCGGGGTTTGCGCCCCTAGGGCTTTAGCGCCTCTCGTTCTACGTCACTACGCGCGTAGGCGCCGAGCTTTCAAAATGCAGAGGGAATTGGTGGGTTTTCCGCTGTCTCCCGCGGTGCGCGTGAAGCTGGTGGCTGCGGGTTTTCAGACTGCCGAGGACGTCCTGGAGGTGAAGCCCTCCGAGCTTAGCAAAG AAGTTGGGATATCCAAAGAGGAAGCCTTGGAAACTCTCCAAATTCTAAGAAGAGAATGTCTCACAAATAAACCAAGATGTGCTGGTACATCTGTGGCAAACAAGAAGTGCACAGCACTGGAACTTCTAGAGCAAGAGCACACCCAGGGCTTCATAATCACCTTCTGTTCAGCACTAGATAACATTCTTGGGGGTGGAATACCCCTAATGAAAACGACAGAAGTTTGTGGTGTACCAGGTGTTGGAAAAACACAGTTATG TATGCAATTAGCAGTAGATGTGCAAATTCCAGAATGTTTTGGAGGAGTGGCCGGTGAAGCAGTATTTATTGATACGGAGGGAAGTTTTATGGTTGATAGGGTGGTAAGCCTTGCCACTGCCTGCATTCAGCACCTTCATCTCATAGCAGGAACACACACGGAAGAAG CAGAAAGCCTTGAAGGATTTTACTCTTGA